The Candidatus Hydrogenedentota bacterium nucleotide sequence GGTTCGGCGTGGCCATGGAAACCGCGTCCACGTCCTTGTCCTCCAGGACCCTGCGGATGTCCTGCTCCACTTTGGGCTCCGGTTTGCCGCGGCTGGTGAAGAACTCCCCGATCCTCGGCTTGAACAGGCGCGAGTCCGGATCGCACAGGGTGACAACCTCCACGTCCTTCACCGCCGCATATCCGCCCAGGTGCGATTTGCCCCGGCCGTTGATGCCCATCACCGCCACGCGGACGCGGTCATTCGCCCCGGCCCAGCCGGTCTTTGACGTGCCGATGAGCACGGTCGCCGCCGTCGCGGCCGCCGCGGTCTTCACAAAATCCCTGCGCGTAATTTTGCCCATGCCGGTCATCCTTCTGTGATGGATTCAGAACAGCCCGCACTTGCGCGCCAAGAGACGCGCCGGCGCGGACCGCGCCGAAACCAGTACTGTGCTTATGGACATTTGACCATGATTGCGCGCCGCGCTTCAACTGTATAACTGCGGCGAAAGTGCGCGGCAGGTGTCCCGCGGCGGGCTTCTTTGCTATGATCCAGTCCGGAGAGGGGCGGATGGAACGCCGGAGAGACGCGATGCCCGTGCCCATGCTGGACCTGAAAGCGCAGTTTGCCGCCATTCGCCGGGAGGTCGAGACCGCCGTGATGGAGGTGCTCGAATCCCAGCAGTTTCGCGGCGGGCCGCAGGTGGAGGCCTTCGAACGGGAAATGGCCGAAACTCTCGGCTGCGCGCACGCCGTGGGGGTGGCCTCGGGGACCGACGCCCTCTTCCTCCTGTTCAAGGCGCTGGACCTGAAGCCGGGCGATGAAATCATCACCACGCCTTTCACCTTCTTCGCCACGGCGGGCGCCATAGTCAACGCGGGCGGGCGGCCCGTTTTCGCCGACATTCTCCCAGACACCTTCAACATCAACCCCGACGCCGTCGCGGCGCTGATCACGCCGCGCACGCGCGCCATCGTCCCCGTACATCTCTACGGCCAGTGCGCCGAAATGGATCCCCTGCTGGAACTGGGCCGCCAACACGGCATCCCGGTCATCGAGGATGCGGCGCAGGCCGTGGGTGCGACCCGGAACGGGCGTTCCGCGTGCGCCATGGGCCTCGCGGGCGCGCTGAGTTTCTACCCCACGAAAAACCTCGGCGCCGCAGGGGAGGGCGGCATGGTAGCCACGAACGACGACGCCCTGGCGGAAAAGCTCCGGATGCTGCGCTGCCACGGCGCCTCCGCCACCTATATACACGAACTGGTGGGGTTCAACAGCCACCTGCCCGCCGTGCAGGCCGCCGTCCTGCGCGTGAAACTCCGCCGCCTTGGGGAATGGAGCGAAAAACGGCGGGCCCACGCCGCCCGGTACACCGCCGCCTTCCAGGAAATGCCCGGTGTCACCCCACCCGTGGAGGAACCCGGCTGCCGCCACGTGTACCACCAGTACGTCATCCGCCTTCCCGAACGCGACGCGGCCCGGAAACACTTCGCGGACCGCGGCGTCGGCTGCGGGGTTTTCTACCCGGTCCCCCTCCACCGGCAACAGTGTTTCGCCGAATTCGCCGCAGACGCGCAGTGTCCGGAGGCCGAGCGCGCCAGCCGCGAGGTGCTGGCCCTGCCCATCTATCCCGAGCTTCAGCCGGAACAGATTGACGAGGTCATCGCCGTGGTCCGGGAACACATGGCCGCAATCGGCTGAGCGGCCGGGGCGGTGCCCCCCCCAATGAACATCACCCAGGCGTAACAAACCGCTATTTTGCCAAGCCGTTGCAACGGGGCATTCCGTATGACATAATGTCCCCGTCATGCGCGCCCCATGGGCGCGGGACCGTTTCAGCGGTTACTCAGGGCGGTCACCCCGGCGGCGGGGCGGCGGTCCTGTTCCTTTTTTTACCATCCCCCGACGCGCCCGAAGAAGCGGCGCGCGGGCCAGAAGGCGGCACGCAATGGACAAGAAAATCAAACCCCAGGCGCTCAAAGGCTTCCAGGACCTGCTTCCGGCGGACATGATCGCGCGGTCGGCGGTCATCGAGACGGTGCGGCGCACTTATGAACGGTACGGGTTCCTGCCGGTGGACACGCCCGTGCTGGAGCGGATGGACATCCTCACCGGGACCGCCGGGGGGGACACGAACAAGCAGATTTTCGAGCTGAACACGCCGGAGGACGAGCCCGCCGCGCTGCGCTTCGACCTGACGGTCCCGTTTGCGCGCCTCATCAGCCAGTACCGCGACGAAATGAAACTGCCCTTCCGCCGCTATCACCTGGGCCCGGTGTTTCGGGCGGACAAGCCGGGGCCGGGCCGCTTCCGCCAGTTCACACAGTTCGACATTGACATCGCCGGGGCGAACTCCCTGGCGGCGGACGCCGAGGTCATCGCGGTGCTCTGCGACGCCCTGCGCTCGCTGGGGCTG carries:
- a CDS encoding DegT/DnrJ/EryC1/StrS family aminotransferase, which encodes MPVPMLDLKAQFAAIRREVETAVMEVLESQQFRGGPQVEAFEREMAETLGCAHAVGVASGTDALFLLFKALDLKPGDEIITTPFTFFATAGAIVNAGGRPVFADILPDTFNINPDAVAALITPRTRAIVPVHLYGQCAEMDPLLELGRQHGIPVIEDAAQAVGATRNGRSACAMGLAGALSFYPTKNLGAAGEGGMVATNDDALAEKLRMLRCHGASATYIHELVGFNSHLPAVQAAVLRVKLRRLGEWSEKRRAHAARYTAAFQEMPGVTPPVEEPGCRHVYHQYVIRLPERDAARKHFADRGVGCGVFYPVPLHRQQCFAEFAADAQCPEAERASREVLALPIYPELQPEQIDEVIAVVREHMAAIG